From Toxotes jaculatrix isolate fToxJac2 chromosome 7, fToxJac2.pri, whole genome shotgun sequence:
CAGACACCTGATCCTCATCCTGGacgatttgaaaaaaaaagagaaaggatcAAACTCCATGGACTAAACTCACGGTGTCCAGAAAAACCGATCATTCAGACAAAAGTTTGAATCCGTTTTTTTCTTCGGGGCCAGGAAGCGAAGAATCACAGACAGGTGTAGGTCTCAGAGTTAACTGGAATCTGATCTGAGATCAGCGAAGTCTGCAGGAATGAGGACGCTGTCTgaaactcagcagcagagatcCATCCTGATACACTGAGTCTacgcctgacctctgacctctgacctcacagCTAAGGAATAAGAGCATAAATAAGCAGAATGAAATGAACGAACAAccttttaaatgtttaagtCACTTTGTGTCTAAATTCTTATTAAACGGAGGAAAAATCAAATTATTCTTCATGAATGAGGAATGAAGCTTTGACAGTAAGATTCCAGAATGAGTTTTTCCCTCTGACTCTTCTTATTATTTTGAATGTATATGTGTTTGCAGTTGAGCTGCTGTGTGAGTGAATGAGCAGAGGACAGTTGAGTATGAATGTCCTGAGGGAAGGGCTGGGTCTCTGCGTGAGACGCTTCCTGTTTCAGCTCCTTACAAAGTAAAACCTCTTGAATTTTCCTGAAGCCTGAGACTTTCTTTCCCTCACTGAtgaacctgctgctgcagttaaTCATCTCACACGAGGTGATTAAAACCAGTGCTGtcagattatttaaaaaaaaaaaaaaaaaagtgtgtgttgcaTCATGGACTGAGGCAGTGTATGGTCTGAGcggttttttttctgcctcaactGGTTTGGAAAACGTCCTGAAGCAACAGGACTGAAAGGTCACATGAGTAAAGTTTATGAGGTTGGATGAGTCGAACAGCGACGCCCAACACGCTGCTGTCACTCAGCACGGGCTGCTGGGCGGGAAACCGGCCAAAGGACTCGCAGGAAGAAATAAAACTGGTTCAATATTAACTCGGGGAGAAGGCACACGATAACAGGAATGTGCAGTGCatcaacattattattttattacacACTTTTTATTGCCAACATACTGAGTTTCTGCACCGTCAGACTCATGATGAAGGCTGTTGCATCACTTTAAAGATACAGGCCTGATTTCAAGTGTTCAAATTCCAAAACTCCTGTGGATGTTTCACTGATAAGCTGAGAGGAGATGATATTTCCTGACCTGTCACAGACTCATTCTCTGAAATCTTTATTCAAAATGCAGTGTTCAGGTGCTTCACTACGACAGGTTAGAGACCcgagataaacacaaacaccgGAACAGGTTAATGGTAAATAATAGAAACATTAATGACAACAGGAAGTacaacaggaagagaagagaagaagaggaggaactaaaatgtgtttgtgttttattggaGGAAACGTTTCATTATGAATCTGTTTCCTTTCAGAAATGGACGAAGACATCGCTGCCCTCGTTGTTGACAACGGCTCCGGCATGTGTAAGGCCGGTTTCGCCGGAGACGATGCCCCCCGCGCCGTCTTCCCGTCCATCGTCGGTCGCCCCAGACACCAGGTAACAACCTGagtgtcactgtctgtctctgcactgtgaGACTCTGAAATAAATGCAGCGCAGTGTGTAACTgtaaaggtgtgtttgtgtttgtgtgcagggtGTGATGGTGGGAATGGGTCAGAAGGACAGCTACGTGGGAGACGAGGCTCAGAGCAAGAGAGGCATCCTGACCCTGAAGTACCCCATCGAGCACGGCATCGTCACCAACTGGGACGACATGGAGAAGGTGAGGACGTTTGCGTTAAGCTGATGTGAGGACATTAGACTACACTGCTGTACAGACTGTGGCAGACGGTTTTAGTTTGGGGTCAGTAACACATGAAGACGTTCTCCTGGACGATGAGATGTATCCCAGTGAATGAGAAGCAGCAACATGAAATCAGTACGAtaaatcattcagttcattcattttcccACCTACGattaaagcaaagcaaaactggaaaatgttcaaatgtgttTAAAAGCTGAGATGTGTAAAGGGAATGCAGGACACAGATGGACAGCAGTCAAACTGTCCTGGGTGGGTGTTAGCTTTATAGTTAGCAGCCTGTTTCTAACCAGCGCTCCTGTCCCGCAGATCTGGCATCACACCTTCTACAACGAGCTCCGTGTTGCACCTGAGGAGCATCCAGTCCTGCTCACTGAGGCTCCGCTCAACCCCAAAGCCAACAGGGAGAAGATGACGcaggtgtgttcagactgaTGGGTCCAATTCATAAACTGTCCTCTGAGTCCAGAGACAGGCCCTGTCCTGCACGTGCAGCGCTCTTAAGACTGTAAAGCTCCTGAGTTACAGGGTTTCTTGCAGCTGTCATGGCTTCCACAGTGACACATCACTTTGTCTTTGGTCCAGATCATGTTCGAGACCTTCAACTGTCCTGCCATGTACGTGGCCATCCAGGCCGTCCTGTCCCTGTACGCCTCCGGTCGTACCACAGGTGAGAGCATCAACACAGCCGCTAACACGTCTCTCTGAGCTGGGACAtctcaaaacactgaacactgtcactgtttgatgAATTTAGTTTCCTCATCATGATTCTCTCGTTGCATCTAGTGGCCATCAGAGGAACTGCACCCGAGCCATTTCATTGATGGCTTTAAAGTCGAATCGTGCTGTCggggtttttcttttgtaactgGGTGTTTGTTGTCGTGCAGGTATCGTGATGGACTCTGGTGATGGTGTCAGCCACACTGTGCCCATCTACGAGGGCTACGCTCTGCCTCACGCCATCCTCCGTCTGGACCTGGCTGGCAGAGACCTGACAGACTACCTGATGAAGATCCTCACTGAGAGAGGCTACAGCTTCACCACCACCGGTacgacacacacagacacacacacacacacacacacacacagacacacacagacacacacacacacacacacagacacagacacacagacacacagacacacacagacacacacacacacacacacacacacacacacacacacacagacacacacacacagacacacacacacacacagacacacacagacacacacagacacacacagacacagacacagacacagacacagacacacacacagacacacagacacacacagacacacacagacacacacacagacacagacacacacagacacacacagacacacacagacacacacagacacacacagacacacacagacacacacacacacagacacacagacacacacagacctttaCCTTCACGGCAAATGGTTGAAgctaattcttcttcttcagtcttTTAAATGAACCTTTTCTATGTTCAGAGGATTTGATTTCTGTTCTCTAACAAATATTTCATCTCCAGCCGAGCGTGAGATCGTTCGTGACATCAAGGAGAAGCTCTGCTACGTGGCCCTGGACTTTGAGCAGGAGATGCAGACGgcagcttcctcttcctccctggaGAAGAGCTACGAGCTCCCTGACGGTCAGGTCATCACCATCGGCAACGAGAGGTTCCGCTGCCCTGAGACGCTCTTCCAGCCTTCGTTCATCGGTTTGTAACGTGCACCACACGTGTAACGTGTTCCTGGTCTTGTCGTATGTTGTAGTCCACATTAAAACTGAACTCAACACTAAAATAATTCCCGTGTTGTCTGTCTTCAGGAATGGAGTCCGCCGGCGTCCACGAGACGACCTACAACAGCATCATGAAGTGCGACGTGGACATCCGTAAGGACCTGTACGCCAACACCGTGCTGTCCGGAGGAACCACCATGTACCCCGGCATCGCTGACCGCATGCAGAAGGAGATCACCGCCCTGGCCCCACCCACCATGAAAATCAAGGTATGTCATGATAAAGGGAAGCATCAGAGAAGCATCACGTCTCATGTTAGGACACACCCTTTACCTGGTTTATATTACCTGTAACGGTGATATACACATTAGTATGTAGTACAGAGACCTGAGAATCCACATGCAGTCTGGGTTTGGGACGGTTGGAAATCATCTCACCTCCTAATGTTTGGGTTTCCTGACTAACATGACCACATGTATGAAGTGAGCACATCCTGTCAGACACTGAGCCTGGAGAGAGTTTTCAGGTTTTATCAGCTGTAGAATAAAATCAAACCTTTCCGGTAGTTTTGAATGAATCAGACCAATATTTTCACTCATTATCGCTCCTCCTCATCTCACCctttctctcctcacctccAGATCATCGCTCCCCCAGAGAGGAAGTACTCGGTCTGGATCGGCGGCTCCATCCTGGCCTCCCTCTCCACTTTCCAGCAGATGTGGATCAGCAAGCAGGAGTATGATGAGTCTGGTCCCGCCATCGTCCACCGCAAGTGCTTCTAAAGGCCTCAACAGTGACTCCACCCCCTCCCCGCCATCTTGTGAACAGACTAAAAGATGTGAGATGCCACATACAAGTATAATCCAGCAGCTGTTTACATGTAACTGTGTGAGCGCTGCAGATCCTCAGCTACTGAACCTCTGGACTTTAAAACATTTCTCGACACGTTAGTCTGATTCTGCTCACAGCTTTATTTCCCTCCGGTGATCAAACTGCTGATGGTCAGAAAACAGTATTATCACCGAACACTGACGATCTAATGCAACAAGCTGCACATCAATactcagctttttcttttttttttcctcatccatTCTGTTTGTCAGAGTCGAGCTGTATCTGTGCTCAGTGTTTACACTCACCAATAAAATGCCAACATTTGATATTTACAGCTTCTCTGATGTGATCATTTGCTGCTTGTTAAacattttcctcctcagtttcataaatatgtttttattttattccactgTGTGAACACTGAGCCGCTGCTTCCATTGCTAATTCTGACATAAGCCTGATGACCAGAAGAACACACAAGCTGGAAATGATGTATTTCAAATCACTtatatttgtattgtttgtattttcatgCACAAAACGtataaagtgttttttcttgtgCTGCACAAAATCAACAAAGACAGATGTGTCATTTCCAGGTGCAGCCGTTAGCTCTGTCGCCTCCGGGGTGAAGACACCTGCCCCACGCTGTGATGCTTGGATGAAAGAAGAGTCACAGGTTGGAAAAGAggttaaaaatcattttattaaaacatctCTGTTGTACGTGCTGTGCAAATAAACACGTAGCCATTCAACAGCCTCTGTGATCATCAGATAAATATCAGATCAACATTCAGTTAACAGCAGATTAACTGCAACAGCATCAGCTCAAGATTCAAGACTCAATATTTTCAATCAATACTGTGATAAATGAATCAATATGACGACACATTAAGTCTTCTGTCAGTTTCTGCTTCTTCATACAGAGCACTGTCGGCCACATCCTCATTTAGACATGTATACTCTTCATATATTACTTAAAGTTCTGTTATAGCAGATTTACCACTAACACACTGACCCACGGTCTAAAGTTACATAAGGATCTGAAACGATTCTCTGGAATTAGACGTGAATAACTCGACAAAAACAACTATCTCTGCACAAAAGAAGCAGCAAAGCAAACGTCTCCCAACACGTTTGCTTCCATGCAGCTTCAGAAACAGGCTCCAGCTTCAAACAGTCCACAAATACTGTGGAAGTTAAAGTGTTTAAAAGGAACAAGGTGAAGGCAGATGAAtaacaggtgaactggctcgTCATGCAAACTGCTCCTGTTCATGCTCTCAGGTAAAATGATCACATTAATCACTTCAGGAGAACAACAGGAAACTCTTATCTCAGCTCCATCAACCCtgatgtgtcactgtgtgagCTGCAGGCTGAGAAAACCGACCCGACACACAGAGCGCTGAACTCAGGACGAATGGAAAAGAACTTTACATGAAACACATCATTTTTCAATCGTGATCAAATGTTTGTGATAAAGTGAACATGAGTTCTACAACTCTGATCAATGACAGAAATATAATCAGTGTCAAGTAAtaacatacattttaatatgCTGCTTTAACAGAGTGGCTAGTGTTAGCTAGCAGCCTTAGTGAGCAGCAAAGGCTTCACACAGTCAGAGTGAAGAGACTCCATGTTCATCCTCAGTCTTTGTCCTCACGGTCTTTGTCCTCACAGTCTTTGTCctcactgtctttgtgtgtaaaCACCTTAACACCTGTTTATTAGTGAGTTCATCAGCTGTTTAGCTGTGGCTGTGCAGTATGTGAGGAAATACGTAACACAATAAAAGTGCTAGCATCAACATTAGCCCAAACAAGCCGTATGTCCATTTTCTCCTCTTGCGATGGTActcctcctgcagcttcctgaagctgcttttctcctcctccaggttcTGCCTGAGGTCCTGATGCATTCGTTCCCACAtgtcctttttctctttgtcccaAGCCTCTCGgtctctcttcatctccctcctgctctgctccagcttcctctcagcagctTCCTTTTGCTCTCTTTCAGACTGAACACTTTTGTCCAAAGCTTCCAGTTTTCTTCTCCAGTCCTGTCGCAGAGTTTCTTCGTGTTTCTTCCGTCTCTTTTCGTCTTCCTCccgttctttctttctctcctcacgCTGCTTGTTGATGCATTCGTCTTTGTCCTTCAGCTGTTTAGCTCTtagttttctctcctcttcaatttctcctctctgttcgCTGATTTTCCTTTCCAGTCTTTTTAAATCTCCCTCGTGTTTTCTCCTCAggttctcctcctttctcttcatctcttcctccttctctttcacaaTCCTCTCCACCTGTATTTGAGTGGATTCCTCAGACATCTCAGGGTCGTAGCAGCTGCCTCCACTTTCCTTCAGCATGGTCTCGATCTTGGTCCGCAGGTCACGGACTTGTGTGCGGTTTGTGTCGTCTTTGTTATTAAAGACCTGATATCTTCCTCCGCAGACATTGATCAGTTGTTTGACAGACTCATCACAGTTTTTGACATAACTCTCGAATGGCTGATCCTCCAGTTCATCTCCTCTGGTGAATAAAACGATGATGAAATCTCTTGACTTTTCACCAAAAACCCTCTTTATCAGTTCGACAGAGTCTGTTTCCGCTTGTGTAACGTTCCCGATCTGCAGCACCAGTAAGAACGCGTGAGGTCCCGGAGACAACATGTTTCTGCATCTGCGAAGCTCCTGCTTAATCTCATCATCAGAGAGAGTTGTATCAAACAAACCGGGGGTGTTGACCACAACAGCAGGTCGTCCATCGATGTCTCCGGCCGCGCTCTCACAGAACTTGGTCGGTGGTTTTGGAGGGATTCTGGGTATGAAATGCTTTTTGCCTAAAATGGTGTTTGCTGTCGCACTCTTCCCGCTGCCAGTCCGTCCAATCAGCACCATCCTGAGAGGCTCTCTGCTCtgatctccctctctctcacctcccaTCTGAGTCTGTCTCACATCCTGCAGTTcagctttcagttttacaaCCTTCTCCATCTGAGCCTTGGTGAACGCGTCCTTGTTGAAGCATCTGGATCCTTTAACTCTCATCTGGTCCACAGCGTCCAACAGCTCAGGGACCTGCTGCTTGTCCCTGATGTTGAGAACAACAGATCTTCCTCCACAGCTCTGACGGAGCTCCTGGATCAACTGACTTTCATTCAGAAAGTTAACAACAGCTGGATCAGTATGATCTGACTCCACAGTGAACAGAATGATGGTGAAATCATAGACTGGAGAGCTGAATGTGGTCTGGATGGTCTCTAACTCTCCCTTGTCTTCATCAGTGAGGGGATCCACAGGTAGGACCAGGATGAAGGCATGGACGCCCTCAGGGTCACAGAGGGAGACACACCTGAGTGATTCCTCCATCACTGTCTCCGGAGGTTTTCCAAACAAGGCAGGAAGCTCCACCAGGGAAACCCGACGTCCACACACCTCTCCCTGATGTCTAACACACTCTGATGAGTTGGACACTGAACGAAGCTCTGTCTGACCTAAAATGGCCTTGGCTGCTGAAGTCttccctgctcctctcctcccacacagAACCAGGTTCAGAGGAGGTTCGATGTGTCCAGACTTTGGTTTCATGGTTAAACCTGAATCCTCATCATCAAACACGTCACAGCTCAGATGCTCTGTGTTGTTCTCCTGCACAATCTGACCCAACCGTGTTAACAGCTCTGGATGTTCCAGATGCTTCAGCCACAAACATCTGTATCTACATGCTGTGATCATGTGTTTTAGTGGTGGATGCTGCCTGTACTGTTCCATGGAGCCTGGACTCTCCTCTCTGGGTGTTGATATCAGAACCAGTGAATGATCAAATGATCGATCACTGAAGAGCTGAAGGACTCTGCAGAgcctcagtctgtggtcctcaGTGAAGTCTTCAGGCTGTAGAACCAGCAGGAACACATGAGGTCCAGGATCAGAGACTCTCACACAGTCCTCTACATATTGTCTTAGTCTGTCTTCAGAGACATCAGGAAGCAGCAGATCTGGGCTGTTGATGAGAACTATTTCTTTGTCCTTCCACTGTCCTCTGGCTGTCTGAAGGTCTGGTTGTCCCTCAGTGTCAAACTCAGTCTGTCCCAGTATGAAGTTCCCCACTGAGCTCCTCTCAGACCAGCTGTTCCCCAGCAGAACAACCCTCAGCTCAGacactggaaataaaaacactgaatcacaAAGATGAACCAACGCAATTCACTGCACATTCACATCAAATGTTCTGTGATCATGTGACACAGGTTCTAAAACGAGTCCTGATTGGTCAGCAGCTAATCTGGCTTTACTGAGCAGAGGTGCATCACAGAAACCGTCCAACATCATGTCCATGTCCAAACACTCAGCTGTTAGTTGATGCATCAGGTCTGTAATAAAAACTCAGTGAAGGTTTAAATGTTGAGGTTCTGTTCAGCCTGTTTCAGacgtgttgattcaactgtacaGCTGCTTTAATGGCTCGTTTCTGGGCTTCAGATTCAAACGTCTCTGATCCAGGTGTAAACATGCTGCGCTGTGGCAGGTTAGTAGCACAGTTACTGTGGTACctgctgctctgagaacagTTTCACCTCCAGAAACAGCTGAACACTGTCAGAGCAGCTGAACTCACTGTTAGGAGGAAGCCAGTTataactgctgctgtggctcagaggtctctgtgctcctgcttctgtaagaaaacagaaaaagacagagacagtcaggACATGACACGCAGGACACAATCCAGCTGGAAACTGGACCAGGGACTCGCTGCTCTAACCGCTCAGCTGTCGGGTTCAGCCAGCTGCAGTCGGTGACCTAACATCTGTAATGCTGTGGCTCCACCTCCTGGCTCAGACCGGGTCTTACAgggaaactgaaaacagctgcagtgatCCGGAGTAACATAAACCTCAGCAGCTCTGAACACGTTAGAAGAGCTGTTGCATATTTCTGCTGTAAATCTGTTCATACTCACCAGATGTTGCAGCAGCTGCCATACTGTCACCGTGCTGGAAACaccaggagcagcagcacagctggaggCCAACAgctggattttaaaaagctaaaaacacacacacacacacaaaaagtttgAAAGATCATTCTCCAGGACATTTTTAACATGTGAttccaccagctgctgctgcatcacCTCAGACACAGGTGTGATGCAGACGCTGGAtcgtttcctgttttctgtcctcGTCTGTCCCTCAGTGACGCGTCCGACAGTTTCAGGTGAACATTTCACcgcaaaaacaaacagaagctgaagaaagaaagaaagaaagaaagaagcaaatTCATGTAACAGACCTCTCACTCTGAAGCACAGGTGTTCCTGTGTAAATATTCTGGTTATCGGTGTGGAGCTTTAATGTGACGTCTGCTGCAGGTATTTATCACACAGACCTTTCCTCTCAGGTACGGTTGatcattttcaagcaaaaagACAAAACGCCACAGGCTTTTAGGTCCCAGCTTTTAAATGGCAGGATTTTCTCATTCTCTACCTCCACCTGTTCAGGTGTGTTATCAGTTATTACACAGACTTGCAGTAGCAGCAGGAAGCCTGTAGGAGCAGAGTAGTAGAAGGAGTAAAGTCCTCCTGTGTTCCCTCTGCggtcaaacacaaactgtttttactgaaacagatgaataaaatcAGAAACTCACAAACTCTTCAGTTCTTCTGTTATTCTCACAAACCGTCTCCATTTTTTTCAAAGGTAAACTCACAGGTGAACTCTGGCGCTTCACTTCCGGCTCCTCAGGTTTCCCTCACTCACCTGAAACAGCTGCCGTGTGTGTCCGTCCAGCTGCGGagcctgtttgttttatttatttttatttcatcgTATAATGTGATGTTAGTTCGTGCTGTGTCCGGGCTGTGGTTACTGTCTGAGCGGCCTCAGCTGACTGTTTCCCGGGCTGTGGTCTCAGCGGCCTCGGGCTGAACGCGGACACTCACGGGCTCACCTCACTCACCTGAGAACatcacctgtctcacctgccCTGGCTGTATTCACCTGTTTATTCATCGTGTTTGGTGAAGTTCACTCACCAGCTGATTCCCGCTGCGTCTTCTCTACCGGacggtgaaagtgaaagtaaaaattcACCTCTGAAAAGTTGCTCATCGGTATTTTCCTCGTGATCAGATGAATTTTAAAGATTCATTCGtgtaaataacacaaaacaacaaaatgaacctCGAATATaatcagagagaaaaactcaaactaaacCAAATctcaaactgattaaaaaaactttttctgaACTTTATTGAAACAGGAAGTTTAACAAACATCACTGCTCTACCTGCTGGACACACAGGAGAGGTGCAGACAGTTTTATATTAAACCAGCCAGCCACTGAAGAGTGactgtcatctctctctctctctctctctctctctctctctctctctcacacacacacacacacacacacacaacgtgtTACCATAGAGGCCAGGCCCATGTgaggaaaaaactaaaaaagagacttaaatacacatgGGAGGCAGAGGTACCTGAACAGGTGGAAcacatcagggcggggcagacaatcacaaagatgggaaacacaaagaaacaagaatCCAACAGAATCATTCTTCAGTCACTGAGTTTTCCCTGACACCGCATGTGGTTTTCCGTCCTGAGCAGGTGGTGGTGTGTAAATGTGACAGACACGTGTAAGGTGTTTTTCAGTTATTACTGATGTAATTAGTCCATGCTGTTTATATTCAATATGAGCTGTAACATCTGTGAGCATCAGTTTAAATGCACACTGTGAGCATAGTGTTCCACTGAGGTAACAGGTACTGTGAGCTCTTTAAGTGTCTGACCACTGAGACTTTGTAGGTGAGGAGCAGGATTTTACAGAGAACCAAAGCAGAGAAGCTAAAACAGGAGGAATGTGGTCTCTGTTCCTGGATCCTGTCAGAGgtcacactgcagcattttggatcaagTGCTCAGAGACTTGTTGAGGCAGGAATTACAGATTCAGTGTCCGATGGACGAGGATtcatcagagaggagaggacacacAGTTCAATCCAAATCTTTATTGATCACTGAGCTGAGCATACAGCTGTATGAAGGCCTGTGTGTGAGGGAGCCTAAAACTAAGGGGAAAACACAGAACCAGCCAGTCACATGTACAATCgacatttaacatttcaacATGTAAAATATGTGAATTTACATTAACAAGTAGAATTAGACAGAAAAGccttatttttatgtttaatcaGTGGAACACAGTTTAACATGTTCAAATGTAGCCACGGTGCATCTAACATGGTCAGTGCTGTATGTGAAGAAGAGCGTGGCTTGTTAAGTGATATTATACAAATATTCAGACATATGCAGAATAACAACAgtataaaataatgtaaataaagacACATCATTTGGATCATAGTCAGTATGTAGTGATAAAAGTACTAACAGTAatggtagtagtagtaataatgataaatacagagtcagtggagagaaaaatacaaaattcacTGAGCATTGGTGGGGTTCAGTGGGTCAGGGTTAGCAGAGTGACAGACGATCAGCTGCAAGAGGTCGATGTGATTAGTTACAATCAGTCAAcacttctctgtctttgtttgtctttgtccaaCTAACTTAAGTCCACTGTTTGTCCCGGTCAATGCAGAGCCACATGATCTCCATTGTTCTCCTGCACAATCTGACCCAACCGTGTTAACAGCTCTGGATGTTCCAGATGCTTCCGCCACAAACATCTGTATCTACATGATGTGATCATGTGTTTTAATGGTGGATGCTGCCTGAACTGTTCCATGGAGCCTGGACTCTCCTCTCTGGGTGTTGATATCAGAACCAGTGAACGATCAAATGATCGATCACTGAAGAGCTGAAGGACTCTGCAGAgcctcagtctgtggtcctcaGTGAAGTCTTCAGGCTGTAGAACCAGCAGGAACACATGAGGTCCAGGATCAGAGACTCTCACACAGTCCTCTACATATTGTCTCAGTCTGAGCTCTTCTCAGACCAGCTGTTCCCCAGCAGAACAACCCTCAGCTCAGAgactggaaagaaaaacactgagtcacAAAGATGAACCAACACTGGACTGGACCTATATTCatatgctgatgacacacaaCTGTACACTTCACTTTCCTCTGATGATCTCAGCTCTGATA
This genomic window contains:
- the LOC121184174 gene encoding GTPase IMAP family member 8-like isoform X1, which encodes MAAAATSEAGAQRPLSHSSSYNWLPPNMSELRVVLLGNSWSERSSVGNFILGQTEFDTEGQPDLQTARGQWKDKEIVLINSPDLLLPDVSEDRLRQYVEDCVRVSDPGPHVFLLVLQPEDFTEDHRLRLCRVLQLFSDRSFDHSLVLISTPREESPGSMEQYRQHPPLKHMITACRYRCLWLKHLEHPELLTRLGQIVQENNTEHLSCDVFDDEDSGLTMKPKSGHIEPPLNLVLCGRRGAGKTSAAKAILGQTELRSVSNSSECVRHQGEVCGRRVSLVELPALFGKPPETVMEESLRCVSLCDPEGVHAFILVLPVDPLTDEDKGELETIQTTFSSPVYDFTIILFTVESDHTDPAVVNFLNESQLIQELRQSCGGRSVVLNIRDKQQVPELLDAVDQMRVKGSRCFNKDAFTKAQMEKVVKLKAELQDVRQTQMGGEREGDQSREPLRMVLIGRTGSGKSATANTILGKKHFIPRIPPKPPTKFCESAAGDIDGRPAVVVNTPGLFDTTLSDDEIKQELRRCRNMLSPGPHAFLLVLQIGNVTQAETDSVELIKRVFGEKSRDFIIVLFTRGDELEDQPFESYVKNCDESVKQLINVCGGRYQVFNNKDDTNRTQVRDLRTKIETMLKESGGSCYDPEMSEESTQIQVERIVKEKEEEMKRKEENLRRKHEGDLKRLERKISEQRGEIEEERKLRAKQLKDKDECINKQREERKKEREEDEKRRKKHEETLRQDWRRKLEALDKSVQSEREQKEAAERKLEQSRREMKRDREAWDKEKKDMWERMHQDLRQNLEEEKSSFRKLQEEYHRKRRKWTYGLFGLMLMLALLLCYVFPHILHSHS
- the LOC121184174 gene encoding GTPase IMAP family member 8-like isoform X3, with product MAAAATSVSELRVVLLGNSWSERSSVGNFILGQTEFDTEGQPDLQTARGQWKDKEIVLINSPDLLLPDVSEDRLRQYVEDCVRVSDPGPHVFLLVLQPEDFTEDHRLRLCRVLQLFSDRSFDHSLVLISTPREESPGSMEQYRQHPPLKHMITACRYRCLWLKHLEHPELLTRLGQIVQENNTEHLSCDVFDDEDSGLTMKPKSGHIEPPLNLVLCGRRGAGKTSAAKAILGQTELRSVSNSSECVRHQGEVCGRRVSLVELPALFGKPPETVMEESLRCVSLCDPEGVHAFILVLPVDPLTDEDKGELETIQTTFSSPVYDFTIILFTVESDHTDPAVVNFLNESQLIQELRQSCGGRSVVLNIRDKQQVPELLDAVDQMRVKGSRCFNKDAFTKAQMEKVVKLKAELQDVRQTQMGGEREGDQSREPLRMVLIGRTGSGKSATANTILGKKHFIPRIPPKPPTKFCESAAGDIDGRPAVVVNTPGLFDTTLSDDEIKQELRRCRNMLSPGPHAFLLVLQIGNVTQAETDSVELIKRVFGEKSRDFIIVLFTRGDELEDQPFESYVKNCDESVKQLINVCGGRYQVFNNKDDTNRTQVRDLRTKIETMLKESGGSCYDPEMSEESTQIQVERIVKEKEEEMKRKEENLRRKHEGDLKRLERKISEQRGEIEEERKLRAKQLKDKDECINKQREERKKEREEDEKRRKKHEETLRQDWRRKLEALDKSVQSEREQKEAAERKLEQSRREMKRDREAWDKEKKDMWERMHQDLRQNLEEEKSSFRKLQEEYHRKRRKWTYGLFGLMLMLALLLCYVFPHILHSHS
- the LOC121184174 gene encoding GTPase IMAP family member 8-like isoform X4, which produces MAHFITVSELRVVLLGNSWSERSSVGNFILGQTEFDTEGQPDLQTARGQWKDKEIVLINSPDLLLPDVSEDRLRQYVEDCVRVSDPGPHVFLLVLQPEDFTEDHRLRLCRVLQLFSDRSFDHSLVLISTPREESPGSMEQYRQHPPLKHMITACRYRCLWLKHLEHPELLTRLGQIVQENNTEHLSCDVFDDEDSGLTMKPKSGHIEPPLNLVLCGRRGAGKTSAAKAILGQTELRSVSNSSECVRHQGEVCGRRVSLVELPALFGKPPETVMEESLRCVSLCDPEGVHAFILVLPVDPLTDEDKGELETIQTTFSSPVYDFTIILFTVESDHTDPAVVNFLNESQLIQELRQSCGGRSVVLNIRDKQQVPELLDAVDQMRVKGSRCFNKDAFTKAQMEKVVKLKAELQDVRQTQMGGEREGDQSREPLRMVLIGRTGSGKSATANTILGKKHFIPRIPPKPPTKFCESAAGDIDGRPAVVVNTPGLFDTTLSDDEIKQELRRCRNMLSPGPHAFLLVLQIGNVTQAETDSVELIKRVFGEKSRDFIIVLFTRGDELEDQPFESYVKNCDESVKQLINVCGGRYQVFNNKDDTNRTQVRDLRTKIETMLKESGGSCYDPEMSEESTQIQVERIVKEKEEEMKRKEENLRRKHEGDLKRLERKISEQRGEIEEERKLRAKQLKDKDECINKQREERKKEREEDEKRRKKHEETLRQDWRRKLEALDKSVQSEREQKEAAERKLEQSRREMKRDREAWDKEKKDMWERMHQDLRQNLEEEKSSFRKLQEEYHRKRRKWTYGLFGLMLMLALLLCYVFPHILHSHS